From a region of the Asterias amurensis chromosome 2, ASM3211899v1 genome:
- the LOC139933821 gene encoding uncharacterized protein, which yields MMIMDCFLRTTETIFAAVFLVLLCLHSGSYAQECTAGTATTWVGIPEESYDRNFTSVNDPNGRPVGFVPTFIPYSDLMQPNPCIVVTGTLDARVEVMAESNPQGSIICVKDEYNREICDAQIYDCRQADGDSLRFEFHCDATSCDESDVQFFYRFTVSPPGDVRDPELWCDERDTGEYPSSLYVPLPTNMDLATKPPDRTNSAIQAATPSKAFALLTSVFVLLSLIGLEGI from the exons ATGATGATTATGGATTGCTTTTTGAGAACGACGGAGACGATCTTTGCGGCAGTTTTTCTCGTTTTACTCTGTCTTCATTCAG GGTCGTACGCCCAGGAATGCACAGCAGGCACAGCAACCACCTGGGTTGGTATCCCTGAAGAAAGCTATGATCGGAACTTCACCAGCGTGAATGATCCAAATGGCAGACCTGTTGGGTTTGTGCCTACCTTTATACCATACAGCGATCTCATGCAACCTAACCCATGTATAGTGGTCACAGGTACATTGGATGCTCGTGTAGAAGTTATG gCTGAGTCGAATCCACAAGGCTCAATTATTTG TGTCAAAGACGAGTATAATCGTGAAATATGTGATGCT CAAATCTACGACTGTCGCCAAGCGGATGGAGACTCTTTAAGATTTGAGTTTCATTGCGATGCCACAAGCTGTGATGAGAGTGACGTTCAGTTTTTCTATCGATTTACAGTTAGCCCCCCTGGAG ATGTGCGTGATCCTGAACTCTGGTGCGACGAACGTGACACTGGCGAGTATCCAAGCAGTTTGTACGTACctctgcccaccaacatggacCTAGCCACCAAGCCACCAGATAGAACAAACAGTGCCATCCAAGCTGCTACCCCATCCAAGGCATTTGCCCTTCTCACATCAGTCTTTGTCCTTCTCTCACTGATTGGGCTTGAAGGTATCTAG
- the LOC139933820 gene encoding phosphatidate cytidylyltransferase, mitochondrial-like, translated as MAARKTNSFLFNRILSNFPKDMTMAFAYGSGVFKQIGNKDKNNMIDFVFVVDKPKHWHRMNLQRNPDHYSALRHLGAERIVKIQETGAGVYYNTLVRCEDKLIKYGVVSQSTLSHDLVHWDTLYLSGRLHKPVHIIKRSSSDRLYNAIRRNLQSALYASLLQLPESFTEEELFNKIAGLSYGGDFRMIFGEDKNKVGNIVQANLDGFRTYYQDMLDTTEHIYWIPLTRTIEQDRSPACMYSHLNCLPRNLQLHIARLAGSATHDVGEVLTRIAREKQCTDFVARAARNIVQRSSITQSVKGILTAGLAKTTKYSLQKLRKMWRGGLLPR; from the exons ATGGCTGCTCGGAAGACAAACAGTTTTCTCTTCAACAGAATCCTGTCCAATTTTCCAAAAGATATGACGATGGCCTTTGCCTATGGGTCGGGTGTCTTCAAACAGATTGGCAACAAAGACAAG aaCAACATGATTGATTTTGTCTTTGTCGTGGACAAACCCAAGCACTGGCATCGTATGAATCTACAGAGAAACCCTGATCACTACTCGGCTTTAAGACACCTCGGGGCAGAGAGGATCGTCAAGATCCAGGAAACGGGAGCTGGAGTTTACTATAACACACTGGTTAGGTGTGAAGATAAG CTTATCAAGTACGGTGTCGTCAGTCAATCGACCTTGAGTCATGACCTGGTTCATTGGGACACTCTCTACCTCAGCGGACGTCTCCATAAACCG GTACACATTATTAAAAGAAGCAGTAGTGACCGACTGTACAACGCAATACGCAGAAACCTTCAGAGCGCCCTCTACGCCAGCTTGCTGCAGCTTCCAGAGTCCTTCACTGAGGAGGAGTTATTCAACAAGATTGCTGGCTTGTCATATGGGG GTGATTTCCGAATGATCTTTGGCGAAGATAAGAATAAAGTGGGGAATATTGTCCAGGCAAACCTTGATGGATTCAGGACATACTACCAGGACATGCTGGATACTACAGAGCATATCTACTGGATTCCACTAACAAGAACCATCGAG CAAGACAGGAGTCCTGCTTGTATGTACTCCCACCTGAACTGCCTACCAAGAAACCTACAGTTACACATCGCACGATTGGCTGGAAGTGCGACACATGATGTAGGGGAGGTACTCACAAGAATAGCGCGGGAGAAACAGTGCACAGACTTTGTTGCTCGAG ctgCAAGAAATATTGTACAGAGGTCAAGTATCACCCAGAGTGTAAAGGGCATATTGACAGCAG GCCTAGCCAAAACAACCAAATACAGCTTGCAGAAACTCAGAAAGATGTGGCGAGGAGGACTGTTGCCAAGGTGA